In Dehalococcoidia bacterium, the genomic stretch TTTCGGGATCGTCCAGGTGAGACAAGAGCACCTTTTCGGCGAGGCTCATCGGCCTGTTCAATCGCTTGCGAACGACTCCCAGCCGTTCCGACATTCGCTCGTAAGTCTTCGTGGCAAATTCGGCTGTCGACTCAATAGTCACCATGATCGGTTCCTCCTATACGAAGAGCGACTGGCCGCGCGCACTCTCTTACTGTGCTAAAGGTCAGTCGCTTTAGATTGGCTCACCCAAAGAATACCCTGCCAATGCCATTCCAACAAGCCTTGGAACGGCGGGCAGGGTACTGCTGAGCTAGTCTGGACTGTAGGGAAGACCCTAGCGGGACATCCCGAAGTACTCATAGTTGATGTCGATGAAGTTGTCCCACTCGGGAGGCGTGTCATCCTCCGCGAATATCGCTGTCACCGGGCAGACCGGCTCGCATGCTGCACAGTCGATGCACTCCTCTGGGTGAATGAAGAGCTGTCTGTCCTCTTCTTCGTCCAGACCGTAGATGCAATCTACTGGGCAAACGTCCACACATGCCCCATCTTTAACGTCGACGCACGGCTCTGCGATGATATAGGTCATTACCTTTAGTGCCTCCTGTCGAGGGTTCGTAAGCCCGCCCCTGAGCGGCCTCCGTGAAAGCCGCTCCAATTATAGTCAGCAAGTATCGCCATTTCAACTGACCGAAAGTGTAGCCACTCACGGTCAGAGCGTTGCCCCATCCAACTTCAGCCCCGTAATCTCTTCTGAGCTATAGCCCATCTCCAACAGGATCTCGTCGGTGTGCTCGCCCAGGGCAGGAGACGCGCTCTTGGCCTCCAGCGGTGTCTCACTCATCTGGATCATTGGCCCGACCATCTTGACCGGTCCAGCCAGAGAGTGCTCAAGGTCCACGACTAGTCCGTTGGCCTTGACCTGTTCGTCTTGCAACAGCTCCTGGATGTAGCGTACTGGCCCCGCCGGCACACCAACCGAATCGAATATCTGGAGCCACTCCTCGACAGTCTTCCCGAGGAAGAGCTCCTCTGCCTGCTGCACCAATTCTTCACTAGGGTCCAGGACCTGCGGAGACATGGGATCGTAACCGGGCTGGAACCTGGGATCGTCGATCTCCAGCACGTCAGCGACCCGCTTGCGCAGCCTGTCACTCAGACAGGCAACGGCCAGCGCACCGTCCTTTGCCTGGTAGGTGCGATAGTAGATGTTGCCCCTTCTAAAGGGATTCATCATCTGCTGGTGCTGTTCGTCGATCTCCTCGTAAGATGCGCCAGATTCGCGCATCGCCTCCAGCACTGACAGGAACGCTTCCCGGTTCTCTCTATCGACTGAGTTAATCTCCATGAATCCACCCGTCTGAACAGCTAGACCAGATGCAAGAAGGCTAGTATCCACTCGTTGACCCTTCCCGGTGCGCTCACGGTGGAACAGCGCTGCACAGACCCCCCAGGCTATGGCTATGCCCGTAGCATAGTCGGCGATCGCAGTCGCAGTGATGAGTTGAGGGACACCATCCCTGATCTTACCCTCTGCAGCCATAAGCCCTGTCATCGCCTGAATTATCAGGTCGTAACCTGGCCTGTAAGAGTCTGGCCCGCTTCTACCATATGCTGTGTTGTCACAGTAGATCAGTTGTGGATTGATTC encodes the following:
- a CDS encoding ferredoxin family protein codes for the protein MTYIIAEPCVDVKDGACVDVCPVDCIYGLDEEEDRQLFIHPEECIDCAACEPVCPVTAIFAEDDTPPEWDNFIDINYEYFGMSR
- a CDS encoding CoA transferase, with the translated sequence MAGPLAGIKILEFTQIIAGPFGGMLLADMGADVIKVEPLEGEPWRLALQFIPGESKTYMSLNRGKRSLPLDLTRKEAIKVIYDMMPDVDVVIVNARPDVPGNLGIDYDTLAGINPQLIYCDNTAYGRSGPDSYRPGYDLIIQAMTGLMAAEGKIRDGVPQLITATAIADYATGIAIAWGVCAALFHRERTGKGQRVDTSLLASGLAVQTGGFMEINSVDRENREAFLSVLEAMRESGASYEEIDEQHQQMMNPFRRGNIYYRTYQAKDGALAVACLSDRLRKRVADVLEIDDPRFQPGYDPMSPQVLDPSEELVQQAEELFLGKTVEEWLQIFDSVGVPAGPVRYIQELLQDEQVKANGLVVDLEHSLAGPVKMVGPMIQMSETPLEAKSASPALGEHTDEILLEMGYSSEEITGLKLDGATL